One window of Quercus robur chromosome 5, dhQueRobu3.1, whole genome shotgun sequence genomic DNA carries:
- the LOC126726893 gene encoding oligopeptide transporter 3, producing the protein MASKNQSEYQTDTEKSNGGGANGASEERCPIEEVALVVPETDDPSIPVMTFRAWFLGITSCTLLIFLNTFFTYRTQPLAISAILMQIAVLPIGKFMAATLPRNEYSLFGWRFSLNPGPFNMKEHVIITIFANCGISYGGGDAYSIGAITVMRAYYKQGVSFLCSLLIVLSTQILGYGWAGMLRRYLVDPVEMWWPANLAQVSLFRALHEREPKNSGMTRMRFFYIAMAASFAYYALPGYLFPILTFFSWVCWAWPHSITAQQIGSGYHGLGVGAFTIDWAGISAYHGSPLVAPFSSILNVGVGFIMFIYIIVPLCYWKFDTFDARKFPIFSNQLFTHSGTKYDTTKILTPQYDLNIAAYDSYGKLYLSPLFALSIGSGFARFTATLTHVALFHGSDIWKQSRSAIKNAKLDIHAKLMKNYKQVPEWWFLVLLIGSIVVSLLLCFVWKEDVQLPWWGMLFAFALAFIVTLPIGIIQATTNQQPGYDIIAQFMIGYVLPGKPIANLLFKIYGRISTVHALSFLSDLKLGHYMKIPPRCMYTAQLVGTLVSGVVNLAVAWWMLESIENICDVEALHPDSPWTCPKFRVTFDASVIWGLIGPKRLFGPGGLYRNLVWLYLVGAFLPVPVWVLSKIYPDKKWIPLINIPVISYGFAGMPPATPTNIASWLITGTIFNYFVFKYHKGWWQKYNYVLSAALDAGTAFMGVLLFFALQNEGKNLKWWGTKLDHCPLASCPTAPGIVVEGCPVF; encoded by the exons CAAACAGACACAGAGAAATCAAACGGTGGTGGTGCTAATGGGGCTTCAGAGGAAAGGTGTCCCATTGAGGAAGTGGCACTGGTTGTGCCAGAGACTGATGACCCATCAATCCCAGTGATGACTTTCAGGGCATGGTTCTTGGGCATAACTTCATGCACTCTGCTCATCTTCCTCAACACTTTCTTCACCTACCGTACACAGCCACTGGCTATCTCAGCCATTCTCATGCAAATTGCTGTTTTGCCCATTGGGAAGTTCATGGCCGCCACGCTTCCAAGGAACGAGTACAGCCTTTTTGGGTGGAGATTTAGTTTGAATCCTGGACCTTTCAACATGAAGGAGCATGTGATCATCACCATCTTTGCCAACTGTGGTATCTCTTATGGTGGTGGTGATGCTTACTCGATTGGTGCTATTACTGTCATGAGGGCTTATTATAAGCAAGGCGTGAGCTTCCTTTGTAGCCTCCTCATCGTTTTGTCCACTCAg ATTTTGGGATATGGATGGGCTGGAATGCTTAGGAGATACCTTGTTGATCCTGTTGAGATGTGGTGGCCTGCAAATCTTGCTCAAGTTTCTCTGTTTAG AGCACTACATGAAAGGGAGCCTAAAAATAGTGGAATGACCCGGATGCGATTTTTCTACATTGCCATGGCAGCAAGCTTTGCCTATTATGCACTCCCAGGATATTTATTTCCAATCTTGACATTCTTTTCGTGGGTCTGCTGGGCATGGCCACATAGTATCACGGCTCAGCAAATTGGGTCTGGTTACCATGGACTTGGAGTTGGTGCCTTCACTATTGATTGGGCAGGGATATCTGCTTATCATGGCAGCCCACTTGTGGCACCCTTCTCTTCCATTCTCAATGTTGGGGTTGGATTTATTATGTTCATCTACATAATTGTCCCTTTGTGTTACTGGAAGTTTGACACCTTTGATGCTCGGAAATTCCCTATATTTTCTAATCAGCTCTTCACTCACAGTGGGACAAAATATGATACCACTAAGATCTTGACTCCACAATACGATCTTAATATTGCTGCTTATGATAGTTATGGGAAGCTCTATCTTAGTCCTCTATTTGCCCTATCTATTGGATCAGGATTTGCAAGGTTTACAGCAACCCTCACTCATGTGGCACTCTTTCATGGCAG TGATATTTGGAAGCAGAGCAGATCAGCAATTAAGAATGCAAAGTTGGACATCCAtgcaaaattaatgaaaaattacaaGCAAGTGCCTGAATGGTGGTTCCTTGTTTTGTTAATAGGGAGCATTGTTGTTTCTCTTTTATTATGTTTTGTGTGGAAAGAAGACGTGCAGCTTCCATGGTGGGGGATGCTTTTTGCCTTTGCCTTGGCTTTTATTGTTACTCTCCCAATTGGGATCATTCAAGCAACTACCAACCAg CAACCTGGATATGACATAATAGCACAGTTCATGATCGGTTATGTTCTGCCTGGAAAGCCCATAGCAAACTTGCTTTTCAAGATATATGGAAGAATCAGCACTGTCCATGCTCTCTCCTTCTTGTCTGACCTCAAACTTGGGCACTACATGAAAATTCCACCTCGGTGCATGTACACAGCTCAG ctGGTGGGAACTCTAGTTTCTGGTGTAGTGAACCTTGCAGTTGCATGGTGGATGCTGGAGAGCATTGAGAACATCTGCGACGTTGAAGCACTTCATCCTGACAGCCCTTGGACCTGCCCTAAATTCCGAGTGACCTTTGATGCTTCTGTGATATGGGGTCTGATTGGACCAAAGCGGCTCTTTGGACCTGGGGGGTTGTACCGTAACTTGGTATGGTTGTACCTCGTTGGAGCTTTCTTGCCAGTTCCTGTTTGGGTATTGAGCAAAATCTATCCAGACAAGAAATGGATTCCATTGATAAACATACCAGTTATATCTTATGGTTTCGCTGGAATGCCACCAGCAACTCCCACCAATATTGCAAGCTGGCTTATCACGGGAACCATCTTTAACTACTTTGTGTTCAAATACCATAAAGGCTGGTGGCAGAAATATAACTATGTTCTATCTGCTGCATTGGATGCTGGGACAGCTTTCATGGGTGTCCTATTGTTCTTTGCTTTGCAAAACGAAggcaaaaatttgaaatggtGGGGTACTAAACTTGACCATTGTCCTTTGGCATCATGCCCAACTGCACCAGGCATTGTCGTTGAAGGATGTCCAGTTTTTTAA